In the Caldisericia bacterium genome, ATTAAAAAAAGGGGTGAGGCTTAAACTTGCCTCACCCCTAAAGATTCATATAACCTTAATTATGGAACTTGAGGAGGAACAAATTTTGCAAATGCATCTCTTGAGTCTGGAACTGTAAATGTACCATCTGCAATCATCTTCTTTAGTTTTTCAACTTTTTCTAAAACTGCTGATGGTATCATATTCTTTGTATATTTCATAGGTGAAAGACCAACTCCACCCTCTTTTACTCCAAGAGAAACAATTCCTGATTTAAATGTATTTTCAACAACTGATTTAATTGAAAGCCAAACTGCATAGTCAACATGCTTAATCATAGATGTTAATACATTTCCTGGTGCCATATAATCTTGATCTGAATCTACTCCAACTGCAAAGAATCCTTGTCCTCTTTTTTGTGCTTCTTTTATTACACCAATACCGCATGCACCTGATGCGTGATAAACAATATCAGCACCAGCATCAAATTGTTGTTTTGCAATTTTTTGTCCATCATCTGCACTTGTGAAGTTTCCAGTGTATCCAATTAAAACTTCACATTTAGGATTAACAGTCTTTACTCCTGCTCTATATCCTGCTTCAAATTTATGAATAATAAATAGGTCCATTCCACCAACAAATCCTACTTTATTTTTCTTTGTCATCTGTCCTACAAGAGCACCAACAAGGAATGAACCTTCATGCTCTTTAAATGTATAGCAAACTACATTTGGTGGTGCAGGATCAATAACACCATCTATTAACATAAAGTATGTATTTGGATATTGTGGTGCAACTTCTTTTATAGCATCTGTTAACATAAATCCAACACCAATAACAAGTTTACAACCCTCATCTGCTAACTTCTTTAAATTTGGAATATAATCTTCATTTGCTTTTGATTCAAGAACAAGTGGTTCAATATCAAATTTTTTAATTCCTCTATCTAAAAGATCTGGTGCTTCATCTTCAATACTCTTTTTATACTCTTCATCTGTTAATGGTTGATAACCAACACCAGCAACCATCTTAAGTCCAGCACCCCATGCTTCTAAACCTCTTAATGCTGAATCGTTAAATGATTTGTCACCTCTACCACCTACGTCTGTAACTAATCCAACTTTAATAACTGGTGATAAAGATATGTCTTTTGTTATTGTTTTTCCTGCTTCAATAGTTACTTTTTCAGTAAAATCTTTATAACCTTTGAGTGTAATTTTTAAAGTTTGTTCACCCTTGGGGACATCTTTAATTTCATATTTACCATCGCTTCCAGTGGTGGCTGTCTTTCCACCAATTGTTACTGTTGCACCTGGAACTGCTTTTCCAGTTGCTTTATCTTTTACTGTACCAGAAATTGTACCTGTAGTTTTTGCGCATCCAGCAAAAATTACACCAACTAAAAGTAATACCAAAAAAATTGTTAAAGTTTTTTTCATTTATGCCCTCCTTCTTTAAGAAAAATTTTGAGAATTTTTATGATTAACAATCACCTCCTTTCCATTTTAAAAATTATACCACACTTTCATAGTGACAAATAATATTTGCAATTTTTATTATATGATCACCAATTCTTTCAAGATTTGAAATTGTATCAAGATATATAACACCCGCTTCATTTAAACAAATCCCTTGTTTTAATCTTTCAATATGATTATCTCTCATACAATCTTCTAATCTGTCAATCTCTATTTCATTTTTCTTAACTTCATCATAAAAATCAAAATCATTATTATATAAATTTTCTTTTACTAATAAGAAATTTTTATAAACTAATTCAAACATTTCTTCTAATTCTTTCATAGCATATTGAGAATATGGAATTTTTTCTTCTAATCTATTTAACTCAATTTGGGAAGTATTATCTATGATATCTCCAATTCTTTCAAATTGAGAAGATACAATAAGTAATCGAGGTATCTCTCTCGCTTCTTTTTCTGGAAGAGAAAGAGATGAAATTTTTGAAACATATCTTGATATTTCTCTGTTAACAAAATTAATTGTTTCCTCTCTTGAAGTTATATCTAAAACAGCACTTTTATTTTTATTAAAAATGAGCTCTCTTAAACATATAAAATTATTATTTACAATTTCTCCTAATCTTTTTATTTCATTAACCAAAGCATCATAAGCAACAATAGGAGATTTTAAAATTGAAGGATTTAAATATTTAACTCCGGTTTCAATTAATTTTTCTTCACCTGGCAATAATTTTGTAATTAAAGCAACATATTTTGATGTAAAAGGTAAAAAAATCAATGTATTTATAACATTAAATAGAGTATGAGAATTAGCAATTTGTTTAACTGTATCTGAAGTAAGAGATGATATAAACAAAATATAGGGTTTTAAAATAATTAAAAATATTAATGTACCTATAACATTGAAAAGTAAATGTGATAAAGCAGTTCTTTTTGCTGATAATTTTGTTCCAATACTTGCTATTAGTGCAGTAACACAAGTTCCAATATTTGCTCCTAATATTAAAGGAAAGGCAGAATTTATGTCAACTAATCCTTCCATACCAAGTGCTTCAATTATGCCAACTGTTACACTACTACTCTGTTGAATTGCTGTGAAAATTGTTCCTGCAAGTACTCCTAAAATTGGAACCTTTCCAAATTCAGTAAAAACATCAACAACTTTTTGTGATGCTCTTAATGGACTAACTGAAGAAGTCATAATTTCAATAGCGATAAAAATTAAACCAAAACCCATTATAAATTCACCAAAATACTTTACTCTTTTTCTGAATGGTAAGAAATATAACAAAAATCCAACTGTGAAAAACAAAAATCCATATTTAGTTATTTTTAAAGCAATAATTTGTGCTGTTATTGTTGTACCTATGTTTGCACCAAAAATAATACCTACTGCTTGATAAAGAGTTAATATGCCACTATTAACCAAACTAACAACAATTACTGTTGTTGCAGAACTTGATTGAATTATAGAAGTAACTATAAAACCAAGTAAGACACCCATAACTGGATTTGAAGTTGCTTTTTCTAAAATTTTTTTTAGATTTTGTGCTAATGCTTTTTGAATACCATTAGATGTGATATGAATACCATAAATAAAAAGAGCAATGCCTCCAATTAAAGGAAAAATAATTTTTGTTAGCACATTAAGAACTCCTTAAAGATAATTTAATACCCTCCTCCACTCTTTCAATTAAATGAAATTTTAAACTGTTTTTAATTTGCTTTGGAATTTTCTTGAGATCATTCTCATTCTCTTTTGGAATAATTACCTCTTTAATTCCTGCTCTGTGTGCTGCAAGAACTTTAATCTTAAGACCTCCAATTGGTAAAACTTTTCCAGTTAAAGTTATCTCTCCTGTCATTGCAACTTCTTTTTTAACTGGAACTTCTTTAATTGTTGAAATCATTGCTGTAAGCATTGCAATTCCTGCAGATGGTCCATCTTTTGGAACAGCACCTTCTGGAACATGAACATGAAAATCAAATTTTTTATAAAAATCTTTATCCTCAATTCCAAGTGTATCAGCATGAGATCTTATATAAGAGAATGCTGCATGTGCTGATTCTTTCATAACATCTCCAAGTTGTCCTGTTAGAATAAGTTTTCCATCTCCTTTCATTTTAACAACTTCGATTTTTGTAATGTCTCCTCCAAATGGTGTCCAAGAAAGACCAGTTGCAACACCAATTTCATCTCTCTCTTCTTTTATTCCAAATCTATATAGTGGATATTCTAAATATTTAAATAAATTTTTTGCTGATACTGTAACTTTTTTAAAGTTTTCACCTTTCTCAAGTTTCTCTTTTGCAACTTTTCTTAAAATTTTAGAAATCTGTCTTTCAAGTTCTCTTAATCCAGATTCTCTTGTATATTCTCTTATTATTTTTAAATATGCCTCATCTGTAATTTTAACATCATCTTCATTTAAACCATTAAAGTTTAGTTGTTTTGGAAATAGATATTTTTTAGCTATGTGAAGTTTTTCATCTTCAGTATAACCTGGAAGGTAAATTATCTCCATTCTATCTAAAAGTGGCGGAGGAATTGTGTGAGTAACATTTCCTGTTGTAATAAATAAAACATCAGAGAGATCAAACGGAATTTCAATATAATGATCAGAAAAATGTGAATTTTGATCTGGGTCAAGAGCTTCAAGAAGTGCTGCTGATGGGTCTCCTCTAAAATCTACTCCGACTTTGTCTATTTCATCTAAAAGGAAAACTGGATTTCTTGTACCTGCTTCTTTTATCCCCTGTATTATTCTTCCAGGAAGAGCTCCAACATATGTTCTTCTATGACCTCTTATTTCTGCTTCATCTCTAATTCCACCAAGAGATACATGAACAAATTTTCTTCCAAGTGCTCTTGCTATAGATCTACCTAGAGATGTTTTTCCTACTCCAGGAGGTCCTATAAAACAAAGAATTGGGGATTTTGGCTTTTTTGTTAATCTTCTTACTGCAAGATACTCAAGAATTCTTTCTTTAACATCTTCAAGACCATAATGATCTTCATCTAAAATTTTTTGTGCTCTTAAAATTTCAATCTCATCTTTTGTTGATTTATCCCATGGTAGATCTAGAAGCCAATCAAGATATGTTCTAATAACTGCTGCTTCCATTGCCATAGGTGGCATTTTTGATAAGCGCTTCAACTCTTCATTAAATTTTTCTAAAACATAATCTGGTAATTTTCTTCCCTTTAGTTTATTTCTATATTCTTCAACTTCTTCAGAATACTCTTCAGATTCACCTAATTCTCTTTTAATTGCTTTAAGTTGCTCTCTTAAGAAATATTCTCTTTGTGTTTTATCAACTTGTGATTTTACTTTCTCTTCAATTTCATTTGTTATTTTTAGAAGTTCAACCTCTTTTGAGAGAAGTTTTATTAAAATTTCAAATCTCTCTTCAATATTTATAGTTTCTAAAATTTTCTGTTTATCTTGAATAGGAACAATTATATTTGATGCAACTATATCTAAAAATCTTGTAGGATCTCCAATATCTTGAACAGCTGTTAAAGAATCTATTGGAATTTTTTTTGACAATCTTACATAATCTGCATAAAGGTCAAGTGTAACTCTTGTTAAAGCCTCGATTTTTGGTGTAATCTCAACTTTATCTTCTATCTCTGTTACTTCTGCTTCGAAATAGGGTTCAACTTTTGTATAATTTTCAATTTTGACTCTTTTTATTGCTTCAACTATAACTCTTTCAGTTCCATCTGGAAGTTTAACATTTTGTAAAATTTGAGCAAGAACACCTATTTCATATAAACCCTCTGGTGTTGGATCTTCCTCTTCTTCTATTTTTTGAGTGACAAGAATAAGAAGTTTATCTTTTTTTATTGCTTCTTCAAATGATGCAAGCGATTTTCTTCTTCCAACAAAAATTGGAAGGACAGTGTGAGGAAAAACTACAACATTCCTTAATGGTAAAACAGGATAAATTGTCTTCTTTTCCATATTTATTTCCTATTCTCTAAAACTTCATCAATTATTCCATAATCTTTTGCTTCATATGAAGTCATATAATAATCTCTATCAGTATCTTTTTCAATTTTATCAAGGGGTTGCCCAGTATGTTTTGATAAAATTTCATTAATTTTATTTTTTACTCTTATAATCTCTTTTGCTACAATTTCAATATCTTTTGCTTGGCCCTGCACCCCACCCCATGGTTGGTGTATTAAAATTCTTGTATTTGGTAATGCATATCTTTTATTTTTAGTACCTGCTGCAAGAAGTACAGCAGCCATACTTGCTGCTTGGCCTACACATATTGTTGATACAGGTGCTTTTATAAATTGCATTGTATCGTATATTGCAAGACCTGCTGTAACTTCTCCTCCAGGACTATTTATATATAAATTTATATCTCTTTCAGGGTCTTCTGCCTCAAGAAAAAGAAGTTCTGCTATAATTGCATTTGCTACCTGATCATTAATTTCAGTTCCAAGAAAAATAATTCTATCTTTAAGTAATCTTGAAAAAATATCATAACTTCTTTCACCATATGGTGTCTTTTCTATAACCCATGGTATAACCTGATTAATCTCTTTCATGTCTTCTCCTTTCTTCCAATATATTTATAACATAATTATCTTCAACTTGCTCAAAATCCTCATAAAACTGTCCAACCGCATAAAAAAAGTGTGGAAGATACAATGAAATAAATAGATCTACCTCTTTTTCTATTCTTTCTTTTGCATCAATACTTGAAACAGGAACAGCAACAATTGTTTTGTTTGGATTTTTATTTTTTATAGTTCTTACTGCAATTAACATTGTTTCTCCTGTTGCAATTCCATCATCAACAACAATTGCAGTTTGATTAGTTAAATCTTTTAATTGTTTACCACCTCTAAATAATTTAACTCTATCTTCAAGAGTTTTTCTTTTTCTTTCGATTGTTTTTTTTAAAAGCTCTTCATTTTCTTTTTCTCTTAAAAAAATTGTTCCATCTTCACTTATTGCACCAATTGCATACTCTTCATTGTAAAAAGAAGGAATTTTAGAAACAATAATAATGTCAAGAGGGCAATCTAAAATCTTACTTATTTCATAACCAATTACAACTCCTCCTCTTGGTATGCCAAAAACAATAGGATTTTTTAAGTTTAACTCTTTTAATTTTTTTCCTAATAGTATTCCTGCTTCTTCTCTATTTCTGAATATCAACTTTTGTTTTCTCTTTTGAAATTAAAGTTTCTTTATTTACTCCCATTGTGCATTTTCCTTCTAAAACCCCTCCCTCTTCAATTGCAATTTTAGATGTATGAACATCACCAATTAATTTTCCAGTTGAATAAATTTCTACTTTTCTATCAGAAAAAACATTTCCATTAATAACTCCCATTATTTGAACTTCAGCTGCCTTAATATTTGATTCAACAACTCCTTTTTCTCCAATTGTTACTATTCCTTTAACTTCAATTTCACCTTTTACTTTTCCATCAACTCTTAAACTACCTTCACAAATAATTTTTCCTTCAACTGTTGTTCCTTCACCAATATATGACTGTGCTGAATCTCTTACAACTTCTTCTTTTGATGCTTTTCCGAATGGCATTACTACCTCCTTTTTGAAATTTATGGAGCGGGAAACGGGATTCGAACCCGCGGCCCTCGGCTTGGGAAGCCGATGCTCTACCCCTGAGCTATTCCCGCCTAATGATATTATATCAATAATTTTAAGTATCTACATAAAATATCTCATTTTTTCTTATAAAACTTGGTAATAATTCTTTTAGTGGTATCTTTTCAATTTGAGATTTATAGATAAAAATTGATTCTTTCTTAATTTCAATTTCTTTTTCATTTAAAATAAATTTTTCCCATTTTGAATGAAAATTTAATGTTCTTAAAGGAGGCAAAACGTATAAATTTGGATCAAATTTAATTGGTTGAGGGAAATAATCATGATGTACAAGATATTGATAAATTTTTATATTCTCAAAATTTGATAAAACCTCTTTTAATACCTCTCCACTTACTTTATGGTCTTTATGCTTATCATAAGATAAAGGTATAAATACTTTGTCAGGTTTATAATTTTTAACTATTCCGTAAAAATCTATATAAAGTTCATTTCTATATTTAAATAATTTACCATCGGGATAATTCAAGAAAATTAAGTTATCTTCTTTTAAACCAAGCAAAGAAGCAGCATTTCTTAATTCATTATATCTAATCTCTTTCTTATGTCTCTTATTTCCATCAGTAATTAAAACTATAAAAACATTTGATTGATTTATAATTGCTCTATGTATATAACCACCACAAGCAATGGTTTCATCATCAGGATGTGGAGAAAAAACAATTATTCTTTCATTTTTTTTTGGATTTTCAATTTCAGGCAATAAATTTATTGCTCCTTGTGGTAAAACTTGAGTTGCTCTTATAAAAAATAAACCATAAATTAAAATAATAAAAAGAGAGAAAAGAATTAAATATTTATATAATTTTTTCTTTTTCATATAATTAAATTTTACTATTAAATTATTTATTGAGTACTTCTTTAAGTTTTTCTATTTCATTATTACTTAACCTATTTTTAACCCATACTTCTTTTAAATTTTTAACAATAAAATCTATTAAATTCATAGTCACCTTTCTTATTCCTCCATCTGGAAAACTAGTATCACCAATATATCTTGGTATTAAATGAAAATGAATATGTTCTATTGATTGACCTGCAACTTCTCCAAGATTTAATCCAAAATTAAAACCAGATGCTTTAAGAACTATTTCAATACCAATTTTCACTTTTTTATATGTTTCAAAAATATTTAAAATTTCTTCATCGTTTAAATCTTCTAATTTCAAAACATGTCTATTTGGAATAATTAATGTATGTCCTTTAGTTACAGGAAATATATCAAGAAGTGCAAAAGAAAATTTATTTTTAAAAATTACTCTTTCATTTTCAGGTTCACAAAAAGGACAAAAATTCATATTTCCTTTATATTATATTTTCTTTCTCCCAAGCCAATCTCTTCACCATATTCAAGTTGTCTTATACCAGAAATTTTGTGGACATATAAAAATTTATCTTCATTTTCTAAAGTTTTATAATCTAATGAGTGAACTTTTAGGGCCTCAATATTTTTTATTGCATCAAAAGATGCTTGATCAACTGCAACAATATCTTTTGAACCAAACAAACCAATATCTCTTATTATATTTTCATCATGCCATGGTAAACAATCACAATCTGGTGATACATCCAAAACGAAATTTAAAAAGGAGATTCTTTCTTCAAAAAATTTTTTTACTCCAAAAGCATATTCGACCATTTTTTCCTCTAAAATTTCACTTGAGCTTCCCCAAGATGTTTTAATTGCATTTGTTGGACAAACAGTAACACATTCTCCACATCCAATACATTTTGAATAATCGAAACTTGCTTTTTTATTTATAATTTCAATTGCATTTTCAGGGCAATGATCTCTACATTTACCACAGCCAATACATCTTTCAAAAATAAATGGTGGTTTAAAATCTGCATGTTGCTGTTGTTTTCCTGCTCTTGAAGCACAACCCATAGCTACATTTTTAATGCTCCCTCCAAAACCTGCTGACATATGACCTTTGAAGTGAGTTAAAACAACAAGATAATCTGAATCAATAATTGCACCACCAATTTTTACTTTTTTAAAGTGTTTTAAGTTTACTTCAATTTCATAAAAATATTGTCCTCTTACTCCATCAGCAATTACAATTGGACAACCCATTGAGGAGTAAGAAAATCCATTGTATATTGCAGTGTTCAAGTGATCAATTGCATTTGACCTTGAGCCTCTATAAAGAGTGTTAGTATCTGTTAAAAATGGTTTACCTCCTAAATCCTTAACAAGGTCAACAATCTGCCTTACAAAAATTGGCCTTAAAAAACCATGATTACCTAACTCTCCAAAATGAAGTTTAATTGCAACTAGATCACCATTTTTAATCTCTTTAATAAGTTTAGATGCTAAAATTTTAATTTTTCTTAAAAATGACCTCTCTTCATTTTCTGCTCTGAGTGAAGCAAATAAAACTTCAGCCATTTTAAATTTTCCTTTCTAATAAATTTTATTCATTCTCTTCAAAAATTAATGGAATAATAATTGGTTTTCTTCTTGTTCTCTCATAAAGAAATGAAGAAAGAGCACCTTGTAAATCTCTTTCAAGTATATCTTTTGAATAAGAGTGATTTGAATTATATATCTCCTCTACTCTTTCTTTAGCATCTTTTATTATTTTATTAAACTCAATTCCATTAAAAAATCCTCTTGATGAAAAACTTATGTCTTTTATTTTCCCTTTATTTATTAAAATACCTAATACAACAATACCTTCTTTTGCTAAAATTTTTCTATCTTTTAAAACTTCACTCTCTTCAGATTCAAGACCAAGCCCATCAATAAAAAGATCTCCTGTGTTTTCTTTTTTTCCTCTTCTAACATGGTCCTTTGTGACTATTAAAGTATCACCATTTTCAACTACAAAAATTTTATCTTCACTTATACCAATCTCTTTTGCTACCTTTTTGTGAGCATAAAGGTGTCTTGCTTCTCCATGAATAGGAACAAAATAATCTGGTTTAATAAGTTGAAGCATTATTTTTAACTCCTCAGTTGAAGCATGTCCTGATACATGAACACCATCTTCTTCTCTATAGATAACTTCAGCATTAAGATAAAAAAGAGAATTTATAATTTTGTTTACATATTCTTCATTTCCAGGAATTGGATGTGCAGAAATTATAACTGTATCTTTTGGAAGAATTTTTATTTTATCATGTGCTGAATTTGCAAGTCTTGTAAGCCCTGAAAGTGGTTCACCCTGACTTCCAGTTGTTAAAATAACTAATTTCTCTTCTGGAACAAGAGAAAGTTCATCAATCTGGATCATTAGATCATTTGGAATATTTAAAAAGCCGAGTTTTTTAGAAATTGTAATTATAATTACAAAACTTTTTCCATCAACATAAACTTTTTTATTTAGTTTATGAGAAATATCAAAAATTTGTTGGATTCTATGAATGTTTGTTGAGAAAGTTGTAATTATAATTCTTCCTTTTATTTTTCTAAAAAGATCAAAAAGCCTTTCACCAACAACCCTTTCAGAACCAGTAAAACCTTCTTTTGTTGCATTTGTAGAATCTGATAGAATGAGTAAAACTCCATCTTGTCCAATTTTTCCTAATTTTTGAAGATCAATTGCTTTTCCATCAATTGGAGTTGTATCAATTTTAAAATCTCCTGTATGAAAAATTCTTCCAGAAAAGGGATTTTCAATTAAAAAACCAAGTCCGTCTGGAATTGAATGATTTACATAAACTCCCTCAAGTGTAAAATTTCCTATTTTAAATTTTTCATTTGGTTTTATTTCAACTTCTTCGTATGGTTTTAATTTACCTGGAATTACAGTTGAAGCAAGACCAAGAGTTAGTTTTGTTCCATAAAGAGGAAGTTTTACTTTTTCAAAAATATATTTTATAGAACCAATATGATCAAGATGACCATGAGTTATAACTATTCCTTTTAATTTATTTTTTATTTTATCAATATATGTTAGATTTGGAATTACATATTCAACTCCATACATTTCAATTTCAGGAAATTTAAAACCTGCATCAAGAATAAAAGCAGTTTCATTATCTTCAAAAATCATCATGTTTTTACCAATTTCGTTTAACCCTCCTAAAAAAGTTATTTTTACAAATTTACTTGATAATTCTTGCGAACTCATCTTGTGTTAAGCCTCCACATACACCAAAACCAAATTTTTCAAACTCTATTTCACTAAACTCTTTCATTAAATCATCTCTATTAACTTTTTGAATTCTTTCAATTACTTCTTCAATTTTCTCAACATAACCTTTTCTAAAAAAATTAACTCCATTTCTTTCACTTTTTGCCAAAGAGTTCTCTAATCTAAGAAGCAAATTTCCAATTAAAAATTCTTTACTTCTCTCTATCTCATCTATTTTAAAAGACTCTTTTTTTATTTTCTCAAATTCACTTTTAATTTCATAAAGAACTTTTTCTAAATTATTCTTGTTTGTTGCAAAATAGATTACTCCAGCCCCAGTTTGTTTATAAGATAAATTGAAAGAATAAATTGAATAAACTAAACCTAAATCTTCTCTTATCCTTTGAAATAATCTTGATGACATTCCACCACCTAAAACATTTAAAAGAACAAGATGAATAGGATATTCTTTTGTGAGAATTGAAACAGATTTAAAAGCCATGTGTACATAAACTTGTTTAATATCTTTATATCTAACTTTTATATCAGATAAAAAATTTGGTTCAAAAACTTCACTTATTTTTTTATCATAATCAAATTTTTTTAAATTTTCTTCTACTACCTTTTTAACTTCATCAAATTGAATATTTCCATAAAAAGAGATGATTAAATTTTCTGGATGATAAAAATTTTTAAAAAAGGAAAAGAGAGAATCTCTTGTTGAATTTTTTATATTTTCAACTTTTCCAATAACATCATAAGAAAAACTTGAATTTCCCCAAATAGCTTTTTTAAGTTCAATTAGAGAAAGTTCTTCAGGTGAATCCTCAATTGAGTTATACTCTTCAATAACAACATTTTTTTCTTTTTCAATTTCAATTTCAGGAAAAAGTGGATTTTGAATAATATCTAAAATAACATCAGTTGCTTTTTTAAAACTTCTATCTCTTCCTCTAATATAGTAGCCAGTATATTCACTTGATGTAAAAGCGTTCATATCACAACCAATTCCTTCGACTTCAATTGAAATTTCTTTTGAGTTTCTTTTAGGAGTTCCTTTAAAAACAAGATGTTCTATAAAATGTGAATATCCATTTGTCTCTTCACTCTCATAAATTGAACCTGCTGGTACCAAAATAAAAAGAGAGAAGGAAGGGAAATTTTCTCCTCTCTGGTATATTAATGTTGAGCCATTAAATAGTGGCTCAACTATTGTTTCGCTATCTGCCATCTATTCTCTTCTATCTCTTCTCCTTTCTCTATCTTCATCATCAAATATAATTCCTTTTTGAGTTAAATTAACTCTTCCAAGGTCATCAACATTTGCAACTTTAACAATTATTTCATCTCCAACTTTTGGCCAGAGTTTTGTATTTTTTGCAATATTACTTCTCATTTGAGATACATGAAGCAATCCATCTTTATTAGGTGTTATTTCAACAATTAAACCAAATTCTCTTACTTGCAAAACTTTTCCAAGATAAATTTTTCCAACCTCAATGTCTTGAGTGAGCTCTTTTATCATTTCTCTTGCTCTTTCTCCTGAATTGTAATCTGGTGCAGTTATATAAATTCTTCCAGTTGGTTCAATGTCAATTTGAACTTTTGTTTCATCTATAATTTTTTTGATAAATTTTCCTTGAGGACCAATAACATCTTTAATTTTGATTGGTTCAATTTCCATAACAATAACTCTTGGAGCAAGTGGTGAAATTTCTGGTCTTGGTTTATCAATAACTTTTAACATTTCACTTAATATATATAATCTTCCCTCTTTTGCTTGTTTTAGTGCTTTTTCAATTATTTCAAGATCTATTCCTTTTATTTTTATATCCATTTGAAGAGCAGTAACACCTTCTTCTGTACCTGCAACTTTAAAATCCATGTCTCCAAGATGGTCTTCCATTCCTTGAATATCAGAAAGAATTGTATATTTGTCTCCTTCTTTAATTAAACCCATTGCAATACCAGAAACAGGTCTTTTAATTGGAACTCCTGCATCCATTAAAGAAAGAGTTGAACCGCAAACAGAAGCCATAGATGTTGAACCATTAGATTCCAAAACTTCTGATACAACTCTTATTGAATATGGAAATTCTATCTCATCTGGAATAACTGCAAGAAGCGCCCTTTCTGCTAAAGCACCATGTCCTATTTCTCTTCTTGATGGACCTCTAAGAGGTTTAACTTCTCCAGTAGAAAATGGTGGAAAGTTATAATAGTGCATATATCTTTTTGTGAATTCTTCTTCAAGACCTTCAATGAGTTGTCCTTCTTTAAGACCTCCTAATGTTACAACTGAAAGAACTTGAGTTTGACCTCTTGTGAATAAACCAGAACCATGAGTTTGAGGTAAAAGACCAACTTTTATATAAAGTGGTCTAATTTCATCAGGTTTTCTTCCATCAACTCTTATATTTTTTTCAATAATCCTTTTTCTTACAAATTCTTTTAAAATTTTTGTGAATGTATAATCAAGTTTTTTTAATAACTCATTTTCTTCTTTTGTAAAC is a window encoding:
- a CDS encoding polymer-forming cytoskeletal protein, whose product is MPFGKASKEEVVRDSAQSYIGEGTTVEGKIICEGSLRVDGKVKGEIEVKGIVTIGEKGVVESNIKAAEVQIMGVINGNVFSDRKVEIYSTGKLIGDVHTSKIAIEEGGVLEGKCTMGVNKETLISKEKTKVDIQK
- a CDS encoding phosphoribosyltransferase family protein, producing MIFRNREEAGILLGKKLKELNLKNPIVFGIPRGGVVIGYEISKILDCPLDIIIVSKIPSFYNEEYAIGAISEDGTIFLREKENEELLKKTIERKRKTLEDRVKLFRGGKQLKDLTNQTAIVVDDGIATGETMLIAVRTIKNKNPNKTIVAVPVSSIDAKERIEKEVDLFISLYLPHFFYAVGQFYEDFEQVEDNYVINILEERRRHERD
- a CDS encoding ribonuclease J; this translates as MSSQELSSKFVKITFLGGLNEIGKNMMIFEDNETAFILDAGFKFPEIEMYGVEYVIPNLTYIDKIKNKLKGIVITHGHLDHIGSIKYIFEKVKLPLYGTKLTLGLASTVIPGKLKPYEEVEIKPNEKFKIGNFTLEGVYVNHSIPDGLGFLIENPFSGRIFHTGDFKIDTTPIDGKAIDLQKLGKIGQDGVLLILSDSTNATKEGFTGSERVVGERLFDLFRKIKGRIIITTFSTNIHRIQQIFDISHKLNKKVYVDGKSFVIIITISKKLGFLNIPNDLMIQIDELSLVPEEKLVILTTGSQGEPLSGLTRLANSAHDKIKILPKDTVIISAHPIPGNEEYVNKIINSLFYLNAEVIYREEDGVHVSGHASTEELKIMLQLIKPDYFVPIHGEARHLYAHKKVAKEIGISEDKIFVVENGDTLIVTKDHVRRGKKENTGDLFIDGLGLESEESEVLKDRKILAKEGIVVLGILINKGKIKDISFSSRGFFNGIEFNKIIKDAKERVEEIYNSNHSYSKDILERDLQGALSSFLYERTRRKPIIIPLIFEENE
- a CDS encoding insulinase family protein, whose product is MADSETIVEPLFNGSTLIYQRGENFPSFSLFILVPAGSIYESEETNGYSHFIEHLVFKGTPKRNSKEISIEVEGIGCDMNAFTSSEYTGYYIRGRDRSFKKATDVILDIIQNPLFPEIEIEKEKNVVIEEYNSIEDSPEELSLIELKKAIWGNSSFSYDVIGKVENIKNSTRDSLFSFFKNFYHPENLIISFYGNIQFDEVKKVVEENLKKFDYDKKISEVFEPNFLSDIKVRYKDIKQVYVHMAFKSVSILTKEYPIHLVLLNVLGGGMSSRLFQRIREDLGLVYSIYSFNLSYKQTGAGVIYFATNKNNLEKVLYEIKSEFEKIKKESFKIDEIERSKEFLIGNLLLRLENSLAKSERNGVNFFRKGYVEKIEEVIERIQKVNRDDLMKEFSEIEFEKFGFGVCGGLTQDEFARIIK
- a CDS encoding DUF362 domain-containing protein, with translation MAEVLFASLRAENEERSFLRKIKILASKLIKEIKNGDLVAIKLHFGELGNHGFLRPIFVRQIVDLVKDLGGKPFLTDTNTLYRGSRSNAIDHLNTAIYNGFSYSSMGCPIVIADGVRGQYFYEIEVNLKHFKKVKIGGAIIDSDYLVVLTHFKGHMSAGFGGSIKNVAMGCASRAGKQQQHADFKPPFIFERCIGCGKCRDHCPENAIEIINKKASFDYSKCIGCGECVTVCPTNAIKTSWGSSSEILEEKMVEYAFGVKKFFEERISFLNFVLDVSPDCDCLPWHDENIIRDIGLFGSKDIVAVDQASFDAIKNIEALKVHSLDYKTLENEDKFLYVHKISGIRQLEYGEEIGLGERKYNIKEI
- a CDS encoding PIG-L family deacetylase, with translation MKKKKLYKYLILFSLFIILIYGLFFIRATQVLPQGAINLLPEIENPKKNERIIVFSPHPDDETIACGGYIHRAIINQSNVFIVLITDGNKRHKKEIRYNELRNAASLLGLKEDNLIFLNYPDGKLFKYRNELYIDFYGIVKNYKPDKVFIPLSYDKHKDHKVSGEVLKEVLSNFENIKIYQYLVHHDYFPQPIKFDPNLYVLPPLRTLNFHSKWEKFILNEKEIEIKKESIFIYKSQIEKIPLKELLPSFIRKNEIFYVDT
- a CDS encoding HIT domain-containing protein: MNFCPFCEPENERVIFKNKFSFALLDIFPVTKGHTLIIPNRHVLKLEDLNDEEILNIFETYKKVKIGIEIVLKASGFNFGLNLGEVAGQSIEHIHFHLIPRYIGDTSFPDGGIRKVTMNLIDFIVKNLKEVWVKNRLSNNEIEKLKEVLNK